In Cyprinus carpio isolate SPL01 chromosome B16, ASM1834038v1, whole genome shotgun sequence, the following are encoded in one genomic region:
- the gnl2 gene encoding nucleolar GTP-binding protein 2, protein MVKPKFKGKSSINPSTSSSNPDRVKGAGGNNMRDRATIKRLNMYRQKQRCNSRGKVIKPLQYQNTVAPGTVARVEPNIKWFANTRVIKQSSLQKFQEEMNAVKKDPYRVVMRQSKLPMSLLHDRIKAHNSKVHILDTETFETTFGPKAQRKRPILSVGELKDFAEQAEVSAQSYNAEKDRDLVSEDSGVKDEPREEIFKKGQSKRIWGELYKVIDSSDVIIQVLDARDPLGTRSQSIESYLKKEKPWKHLIFVLNKCDLIPTWVTKRWVAVLSQEYPTLAFHASLTNSFGKGSLIQLLRQFGKLHSDKKQISIGFIGYPNVGKSSVINTLRSKKVCNVAPLAGETKVWQYITLMRRIFLIDCPGVVYPSEDSETDIVLKGVVQVEKIRNPEDHIGAVLERAKAEYIQKTYRIPSWSSAEDFLEKLAFRTGKLLKGGEPDLSTVSKMVLNDWQRGRIPFFVKPPGGEMDEENKAQPMLEMPEMETKQEELGDRLEAQDVDGASSSQQEDQKLLRQNKEEMQKIFSNVKQNFGKINVAPEFSEEDLVPVEIPDILDPSWSEDEDEQDEENEEDEEKVEEQIGGQQKEESSVSESPTKAEKKSTCDVNKEMDEKIAKLKHFLDRAKSKHFSAIRIPKGLSEKVFSETTAKQNDAKNLQRKAVNMGKKRKAEDKEPAQPTKLTSKEKRRLERAQKVKKVGVRYYETHNVKNKNKNRKMPLDGKKAKRAKR, encoded by the exons ACCGGGTCAAGGGAGCTGGAGGGAACAACATGAGGGACCGTGCCACCATCAAACGCTTGAATATGTACAGGCAGAAGCAGAGATG TAACAGTCGAGGTAAGGTGATCAAGCCCTTGCAGTACCAGAACACAGTTGCTCCAGGAACTGTGGCCAGAGTTGAGCCCAACATTAAGTGGTTTG CCAATACACGTGTTATCAAGCAGTCGTCCTTACAGAAATTCCAGGAAGAGATGAACGCGGTAAAGAAAGATCCATATCGAGTAGTGATGAGGCAGAGCAAGCTACCAATGTCCTTGCTGCATGACCGAATAAAAGCACAT AACTCCAAGGTGCACATTCTGGACACAGAGACGTTTGAAACCACGTTTGGGCCAAAGGCACAAAGAAAGAGGCCCATCTTGTCTGTGGGAGAGCTGAAGGACTTTGCTGAACAGGCAGAGGTCTCTGCTCAGAGCTACAATGCTGAGAAAGACCGTGATTTGGTGTCTGAGGACAGCGGAGTCAA GGATGAGCCTCGGGAGGAAATCTTCAAAAAGGGGCAGTCAAAGAGGATCTGGGGCGAGCTTTATAAG GTGATCGACTCTTCAGACGTCATTATCCAGGTGCTAGATGCTAGGGACCCTTTGGGCACTCGATCCCAGAGCATTGAGTCTTACCTGAAGAAGGAGAAACCTTGGAAACACCTCATCTTTGTGCTCAATAAGTGTGACCTCATTCCCACATGGGTTACG AAACGTTGGGTTGCAGTTCTTTCTCAGGAATACCCCACTTTGGCCTTTCACGCCAGCCTTACCAATTCCTTCGGCAAGGGCTCCCTTATCCAGCTCCTGCGGCAGTTTGGCAAG CTCCACTCAGATAAAAAGCAGATCAGCATTGGCTTCATTGGTTACCCCAATGTTGGAAAAAGCTCTGTTATCAATACCCTGCGCTCCAAAAAAGTCTGTAACGTGGCACCCCTTGCTGGTGAGACAAAG GTCTGGCAGTATATCACTCTAATGAGACGCATTTTCCTCATCGACTGTCCTGGCGTCGTCTATCCCTCTGAAGACAGCGAGACTGACATTGTGCTGAAGGGAGTG GTTCAAGTGGAGAAGATTCGAAATCCAGAGGATCACATCGGAGCGGTGCTGGAGAGGGCCAAAGCAGAGTACATCCAGAAGACATACCGCATTCCGTCCTGGAGCTCTGCCGAGGATTTCCTGGAAAAGCTCGCCTTTCGCACCGGAAAGCTGCTCAAG GGTGGAGAGCCAGATCTGTCTACTGTGTCTAAAATGGTTTTGAACGATTGGCAGAGGGGGCGCATCCCCTTTTTTGTGAAGCCCCCAGGAGGCGAGATGGATGAAGAG AACAAAGCACAACCGATGCTGGAAATGCCTGAGATGGAAACCAAGCAGGAAGAGTTGGGAGACAGACTCGAAGCTCAGGATGTGGACGGGGCCTCATCTAGCCAGCAGGAAGATCAAAAGCTTCTGAGACAGAATAAGGAGGAGATGCAGAAAATCTTCAGCAATGTCAAGCAGAACTTTGGCAAAATAAACGTTGCTCCAGAGTTCAGCGAGGAGGACCTTGTGCCGGTTGAGATACCTGACATACTGGATCCCTCCTGGTCAGAAGATGAAGATGAGCAAGACGAGGAAAATGAGGAGGACGAGGAAAAAGTGGAAGAGCAGATTGGTGGACAACAGAAAGAAGAATCCTCTGTTTCTGAGTCCCCAACCAAAGCAGAAAAGAAGAGCACATGTGACGTGAATAAAGAGATGGATGAGAAGATTGCCAAATTAAAGCATTTTCTTGATCGTGCCAAGTCAAAGCACTTCTCCGCCATACG AATTCCTAAAGGCCTGTCTGAAAAGGTGTTCAGTGAAACCACAGCAAAGCAGAATGATGCAAAGAATCTGCAACGGAAAG CTGTGAATATGGGTAAAAAGAGGAAAGCTGAAGATAAGGAGCCTGCACAGCCTACCAAACTCACATCTAAAGAG AAAAGACGACTGGAGCGTGCCCAGAAAGTGAAGAAAGTGGGGGTCCGCTATTATGAAACGCACAATGTCAAGAACAAGAATAAGAACAGAAAAATGCCCTTGGATGGCAAGAAAGCCAAACGAGCTAAGCGATAA
- the LOC109106136 gene encoding smad nuclear-interacting protein 1-like isoform X1, with the protein MDNRRRHRESPVRDVKTKIKQEKVSPARPPRVRRSSSGSSRGSSSPPPRRRDSRSPVRRKDRSPARRDRSSGRQQERSPRPRRSRSPHRSTDVRIKREQDDHRGSESHRHRERRDDSDDRRMKREGERPRQRERDREPNRNRGREREAYIQQQQQAERERHNERRRENRLRQEAQSGSGNEEQEFGAENTGDSAPAAEKEKPNFELSGALVEDTNTYRGVVIKYNEPPEARIPKRRWRLYPFKNDEPLPVMYIHRQSAYLLGRQRKIADIPIDHPSCSKQHAVFQYRLVEFTRADGTMGRRVKPYIIDLASGNGTYLNNQRIEPQRYYELKEKDVLKFGFSSREYVLLHEFSDTAEVDAKKEDEEDEEDEGLDE; encoded by the exons ATGGATAACAGGAGACGACACAGAGAATCTCCTGTCCGGGATGTAAAGACAAAAATTAAGCAAGAAAAAGTGAGTCCCGCGCGGCCTCCGCGGGTCCGCCGATCCAGTTCAGGCTCCAGCCGAGGAAGCAGCAGCCCTCCGCCGAGACGACGAGACAGCAG ATCACCTGTCAGAAGAAAGGACAGGTCGCCAGCGAGGAGAGACCGTTCATCGGGCAGACAGCAGGAGAGGTCACCTCGACCCCGGAGAAGTAGAAGCCCGCACCGCAGCACTGACGTTAGGATAAAACGC GAGCAAGATGACCACAGAGGATCTGAAAGCCATCGGCATCGTGAGAGAAGGGATGATTCAGATGATCGCAGGATGAAAAGGGAGGGAGAGCGGCCTCGGCaaagagagcgagacagagaacCAAACAGAAATAGAGGAAGAGAACGGGAGGCCTACATACAACAGCAACAGCAGGCTGAGAGAGAACGGCATAATGAACGGCGGCGGGAGAATCGCCTCAGACAGGAGGCTCAGAGTGGCAGTGGGAATGAGGAGCAGGAGTTTGGCGCTGAAAACACTGGTGATTCTGCACCTGCAGCCGAGAAGGAAAAGCCCAACTTTGAACTATCAGGTGCCTTGGTGGAAGACACCAATACATACAGGGGGGTGGTGATCAAGTATAACGAGCCTCCCGAGGCCCGGATCCCTAAACGAAGATGGCGTTTGTACCCTTTTAAGAATGACGAGCCGCTTCCAGTCATGTACATCCACAGACAGAGTGCGTATCTACTTGGACGACAGAGGAAGATTGCAGACATTCCTATCGATCACCCGTCTTGTTCCAAACAGCATGCTGTTTTTCAGTACAG ATTAGTGGAGTTCACACGGGCGGATGGCACCATGGGCAGGAGAGTGAAGCCGTACATCATCGATCTGGCTTCTGGTAATGGAACATACCTGAACAATCAGCGTATAGAACCTCAGCGTTACTACGAGCTCAAAGAGAAGGACGTGCTGAAGTTTGGCTTCAGCAGCAGAGAGTATGTGCTCCTTCATGAGTTCTCCGACACAGCCGAGGTTGACGCAAAGaaggaggatgaagaggatgaagagGATGAAGGCCTGGATGAGTAG
- the gpn2 gene encoding GPN-loop GTPase 2, with the protein MTSSNPPKAALHFGQVVIGPPGSGKTTYCRGMQEFLSHLGRKVVVVNLDPANEGLPYPCAVDISELVTLDDVMDGLKLGPNGGLIYSMEYLEANLDWLESKLKHHHDCYFLFDCPGQVELYTHHNSVKNIFAQLSKWNFRLTAVHLVDSHYCADPAKFISILCTSLSTMLHVELPHVNVLSKMDLIEQYGKLAFNLDFYTEVLDLTYLVEHLSSDPFFKKFHHLNVKLAEVIQDYSLVSFVPLNVQDKESMTQVLRTVDKANGYCFGDLEERNLQAMMSAAVGADFQFSTTLSVQEKYMEATGKTVEDDVMDL; encoded by the exons ATGACATCATCAAATCCTCCAAAAGCAGCTCTACATTTTGGCCAGGTTGTGATTGGTCCACCTGGCTCAGGTAAAACCACTTACTGCCGGGGCATGCAAGAGTTCCTCAGCCACCTCGGGCGCAAGGTGGTCGTTGTGAACCTGGATCCTGCCAATGAAGGCCTACCCTATCCGTGTGCCGTGGACATATCGGAGCTCGTCACTCTGGACGATGTGATGGACGGTCTAAAACTTGGCCCCAATGGTGGCCTTATCTACTCTATGGAATACTTAGAGGCAAATTTGGACTGGTTAGAGAGCAAGCTGAAGCACCACCACGACTGCTACTTTCTTTTTGACTGCCCAGGTCAGGTGGAACTTTACACTCACCATAATTCGGTGAAGAATATATTTGCACAGCTGTCAAAGTGGAATTTCAGG CTGACCGCCGTGCATCTGGTGGATTCCCATTATTGTGCTGATCCGGCCAAGTTCATCTCCATACTGTGCACTTCCCTGTCCACCATGCTGCATGTTGAATTGCCACATGTCAATGTGCTCTCAAAAATGGACCTCATTGAGCAGTATGGCAAACTTG CATTCAATCTAGACTTCTACACTGAGGTTCTGGACTTGACCTATTTGGTGGAGCATCTCTCCTCAGACCCTTTCTTCAAAAAGTTTCACCACCTGAATGTGAAGTTGGCTGAAGTGATCCAGGACTACAGCTTGGTGTCTTTTGTTCCTCTTAATGTGCAA GATAAGGAAAGCATGACTCAAGTTCTGAGAACTGTGGACAAAGCTAATGGCTACTGCTTTGGAGACCTGGAGGAGAGGAACCTGCAGGCTATGATGTCTGCTGCAGTTGGAGCAGACTTCCAGTTCAGCAC AACTCTTAGTGTACAGGAGAAATACATGGAGGCCACTGGGAAAACTGTGGAGGATGACGTTATGGATTTGTAA
- the dnali1 gene encoding axonemal dynein light intermediate polypeptide 1, whose translation MIVPTDSLLKYDYPVLVSKNTERKSPRSRPLKVSPQQTVESGPVPPPPKPKSPSADASRQQTEEILNAILPPREWMEDNQLWVQPVSSAPCTRMDVIHLQEQLDRSLQERQARETGICPVRRELYSQCFDELIRQVTINCAERGLLLLQVRDEIRMTIAACQTLYESSVAFGMRKALQAEHGMADMENKILELESEKRDLERLLNEQKAKCEAIERREAERREIEEKKHAEEVQFLKRTNQQLKAQLEGIITLRNKA comes from the exons ATGATTGTCCCGACTGACTCCTTGCTGAAGTATGATTACCCGGTGCTGGTGAGCAAGAATACAGAGCGGAAGTCTCCAAGG AGTCGCCCTTTGAAAGTGAGTCCCCAACAGACGGTCGAGAGCGGCCCAGTCCCTCCTCCACCCAAACCCAAGAGCCCCTCGGCGGATGCCAGCAGACAGCAGACCGAAGAGATCCTGAATGCCATTCTGCCACCAAG GGAATGGATGGAGGACAACCAGTTGTGGGTGCAGCCGGTGTCCAGCGCTCCGTGCACACGCATGGACGTTATTCATTTGCAAGAACAGCTGGACAGAAGCCTGCAGGAAAGGCAGGCCAGAGAGACGGGCATCTGCCCTGTGCGCAGGGAGCTCTACTCTCAGTGCTTCg ATGAGTTAATCAGACAGGTCACCATTAACTGTGCTGAGCGGGGCCTCCTGCTGCTGCAAGTTAGAGACGAGATTCGCATGACCATCGCTGCCTGTCAAACACTGTACGAGAGCAGCGTGGCCTTTGGCATGAGGAAAGCACTTCAAGCAGAGCATGGAATGGCTGACATGGAGAACAAG ATTTTAGAGTTGGAGAGTGAGAAGCGAGATTTGGAGAGGTTGTTGAACGAGCAGAAGGCTAAATGTGAGGCCATTGAGAGACGGGAAGCAGAACGGCGGGAAATTGAGGAAAAGAAGCATGCTGAAGAGGTTCAGTTCCTCAAACGAACTAATCAACAACTCAAG GCACAACTGGAGGGCATAATTACCCTGAGGAATAAGGcctaa
- the LOC109106136 gene encoding smad nuclear-interacting protein 1-like isoform X2 has protein sequence MRRRHRESPVRDVKTKIKQEKVSPARPPRVRRSSSGSSRGSSSPPPRRRDSRSPVRRKDRSPARRDRSSGRQQERSPRPRRSRSPHRSTDVRIKREQDDHRGSESHRHRERRDDSDDRRMKREGERPRQRERDREPNRNRGREREAYIQQQQQAERERHNERRRENRLRQEAQSGSGNEEQEFGAENTGDSAPAAEKEKPNFELSGALVEDTNTYRGVVIKYNEPPEARIPKRRWRLYPFKNDEPLPVMYIHRQSAYLLGRQRKIADIPIDHPSCSKQHAVFQYRLVEFTRADGTMGRRVKPYIIDLASGNGTYLNNQRIEPQRYYELKEKDVLKFGFSSREYVLLHEFSDTAEVDAKKEDEEDEEDEGLDE, from the exons ATGCG GAGACGACACAGAGAATCTCCTGTCCGGGATGTAAAGACAAAAATTAAGCAAGAAAAAGTGAGTCCCGCGCGGCCTCCGCGGGTCCGCCGATCCAGTTCAGGCTCCAGCCGAGGAAGCAGCAGCCCTCCGCCGAGACGACGAGACAGCAG ATCACCTGTCAGAAGAAAGGACAGGTCGCCAGCGAGGAGAGACCGTTCATCGGGCAGACAGCAGGAGAGGTCACCTCGACCCCGGAGAAGTAGAAGCCCGCACCGCAGCACTGACGTTAGGATAAAACGC GAGCAAGATGACCACAGAGGATCTGAAAGCCATCGGCATCGTGAGAGAAGGGATGATTCAGATGATCGCAGGATGAAAAGGGAGGGAGAGCGGCCTCGGCaaagagagcgagacagagaacCAAACAGAAATAGAGGAAGAGAACGGGAGGCCTACATACAACAGCAACAGCAGGCTGAGAGAGAACGGCATAATGAACGGCGGCGGGAGAATCGCCTCAGACAGGAGGCTCAGAGTGGCAGTGGGAATGAGGAGCAGGAGTTTGGCGCTGAAAACACTGGTGATTCTGCACCTGCAGCCGAGAAGGAAAAGCCCAACTTTGAACTATCAGGTGCCTTGGTGGAAGACACCAATACATACAGGGGGGTGGTGATCAAGTATAACGAGCCTCCCGAGGCCCGGATCCCTAAACGAAGATGGCGTTTGTACCCTTTTAAGAATGACGAGCCGCTTCCAGTCATGTACATCCACAGACAGAGTGCGTATCTACTTGGACGACAGAGGAAGATTGCAGACATTCCTATCGATCACCCGTCTTGTTCCAAACAGCATGCTGTTTTTCAGTACAG ATTAGTGGAGTTCACACGGGCGGATGGCACCATGGGCAGGAGAGTGAAGCCGTACATCATCGATCTGGCTTCTGGTAATGGAACATACCTGAACAATCAGCGTATAGAACCTCAGCGTTACTACGAGCTCAAAGAGAAGGACGTGCTGAAGTTTGGCTTCAGCAGCAGAGAGTATGTGCTCCTTCATGAGTTCTCCGACACAGCCGAGGTTGACGCAAAGaaggaggatgaagaggatgaagagGATGAAGGCCTGGATGAGTAG